In Elaeis guineensis isolate ETL-2024a chromosome 1, EG11, whole genome shotgun sequence, a genomic segment contains:
- the LOC140854780 gene encoding uncharacterized protein: MQDGFGRVRPRCGPTVVRDVWQMREGERIVVECNQLGQPIKKAACLLTSFLGTVARRPQLCPLGYAKWNDMLPTYKVELLRVIESKFVLPPSTHDFVMKSLNRKWKEYRAQLKKDYMRQGMTEEEVARNCPPDVPPDQWMKLVHYWFSERAQTYSAIGRAARAAQSVPHTSGSKSYARLRQEFVDEHGREPGKVEFYRMTHTHQDGILFEMSREIYMRGLHLSLRSMTTSPQHLRSRAVSRPRCSQS, encoded by the exons atgcagg ACGGAttcgggagagtacgccccagatgcggacccacagtagtacgagatgtgtggcagatgcgtgagggcgagagaattgttgtggagtgcaatcagctaggtcagccaattaagaaagctgcctgcttattgacttcatttttggggactgttgctcggaggcctcagctatgtccgttgggctatgcaaaatggaatgacatgcttccaacgtacaaagttgagctcctccgagttatagag agcaagtttgttctccctccatctactcatgattttgtaatgaagtctctcaaccgcaaatggaaagaatatagagcacaattgaagaaggactatatgagacagggtatgacagaggaggaggttgctaggaattgtcctcctgatgtaccccctgaTCAGTGGAtgaagttggttcattattggttctccgagagggcacag acttattctgctattggtagagctgcacgagcagctcagtctgttcctcatacatcggggtcgaagagttatgcacgactccgacaggagttt gtggatgagcatgggagggaacccggtaaagtggagttttaccggatgactcatactcatcaggatggtattttgttcgagatgagtcgagagatttatat gagagggctacatctctcattgcggagcatgacgacgagtccgcagcatctacgcagcagagccgtatcgaggccgagatgttcacagagttga